In Nakamurella antarctica, the following are encoded in one genomic region:
- a CDS encoding nucleotidyl transferase AbiEii/AbiGii toxin family protein translates to MIRRPSLVRSGKPLGELVAAAARHLSIPAAYVEKDFWAMEVLRSVSTPRTVTLNDKVTPVQIIFKGGTSLSRAFKITERFSEDIDIIAVFDPSVGAGTRNTALKGICNDAQAHLGLPESKRILVESTTGFKRNVRFSYPRTSQSAGETESVLLEMGTRGGPTPSEMRMVQSLLAEYAIGIAGESSDAWDEFVPFEVTVLAPERTLLEKMSRLHAGAVQFLKNGDDEILRGSGRHLYDVCLVLQHERTLSSLRTLGEAGVSDLCADIDSRSEKAGWPYEPRPAAGFGSSPLLIDPSCAQPLRIGYETARALIHGRRPSFEECLDTISRNSSLL, encoded by the coding sequence ATGATCCGACGACCTTCGCTGGTCCGGAGCGGCAAGCCGCTCGGGGAACTCGTCGCCGCAGCAGCCCGACATCTGTCAATCCCGGCGGCCTACGTCGAGAAGGACTTCTGGGCGATGGAGGTACTGCGGTCGGTGTCGACTCCCAGAACGGTGACGCTGAACGATAAAGTGACCCCGGTCCAGATCATCTTTAAGGGCGGAACAAGCCTGAGCCGGGCCTTCAAGATCACCGAACGCTTCTCGGAAGACATCGACATAATCGCGGTGTTCGACCCGTCCGTCGGCGCAGGTACTCGCAACACAGCTTTGAAAGGCATCTGCAACGACGCCCAAGCACACCTCGGGCTGCCAGAGAGCAAGAGAATCCTGGTTGAGTCGACGACGGGTTTCAAACGAAACGTTCGGTTCAGTTACCCGCGCACGAGTCAAAGTGCTGGGGAAACCGAGTCTGTTCTGCTAGAAATGGGTACCCGGGGTGGTCCTACTCCCTCCGAAATGCGAATGGTCCAGTCACTTCTTGCCGAGTATGCGATCGGGATTGCCGGTGAATCATCCGATGCCTGGGATGAGTTCGTTCCATTCGAAGTCACTGTCCTGGCACCCGAGCGAACGCTGCTGGAAAAGATGTCAAGGCTCCATGCCGGTGCGGTCCAGTTCCTCAAAAACGGTGATGACGAAATCCTTCGCGGATCAGGCCGTCACCTATATGACGTTTGTCTTGTGCTCCAGCACGAACGAACTTTGTCCTCATTGAGAACCTTGGGTGAAGCCGGTGTGAGCGACCTTTGTGCCGATATTGACAGCCGTAGCGAGAAAGCTGGCTGGCCTTACGAGCCCAGGCCAGCCGCCGGATTCGGCAGTAGTCCACTGCTGATTGACCCCTCGTGTGCGCAGCCGCTTCGGATTGGCTATGAAACTGCTCGCGCGCTGATCCACGGGCGAAGACCATCCTTCGAAGAATGCTTGGACACCATTAGCAGAAATAGCAGTTTGCTCTAG
- a CDS encoding HipA N-terminal domain-containing protein, protein MSNILGLWLYGTRIADLYRSGRYNIMLTWRDGADRWPDRSRILSASLPVGVDVSGRNQVALDFLENLLPDGPTKASMALGARVHAEDTFALVGHFGADLAGAIRVAPAGEALDDGEPAYLPVSDAELAALLDGTDSAAFDFSHGAYRSTLAGFQPKLMVHRDQTG, encoded by the coding sequence ATGAGTAACATTCTTGGACTGTGGCTGTACGGGACCAGGATTGCGGATTTATACAGGTCAGGACGCTACAACATTATGTTGACGTGGCGGGACGGCGCTGACCGGTGGCCGGATAGAAGTCGTATTCTTTCCGCCTCTCTACCCGTCGGGGTAGATGTATCTGGCAGAAATCAGGTTGCTCTGGATTTCTTAGAAAATCTCCTTCCAGACGGTCCGACTAAAGCTTCAATGGCTTTAGGTGCGCGGGTTCACGCCGAGGACACTTTTGCACTTGTGGGGCACTTCGGGGCTGACTTGGCGGGCGCAATCCGAGTGGCCCCGGCAGGTGAAGCACTAGATGATGGTGAGCCCGCATACCTGCCGGTTTCTGATGCGGAACTGGCCGCCCTTCTTGATGGCACTGATTCGGCCGCGTTTGATTTCTCTCACGGCGCTTATCGCTCGACACTGGCTGGCTTTCAGCCGAAGCTCATGGTCCATCGTGATCAAACCGGGTGA
- a CDS encoding RNA polymerase sigma factor has product MDHGVTDDRHLLAELQAGRTLAFHELYDRHSSRVFTHCYRRTLSRSDAEDLTAEVFAVAWRRREDLRIYNGSGLLPWLLVTANNALRHQNRSAARARRLWAKLPPPMHVGDIADEVAALAGDSHDLKVLHEILAHLRRADREVIQLCVLEGLPPTVVAEATGQLPATVRSRLARALARTRKAYERVESEPPRALQIQARN; this is encoded by the coding sequence ATGGACCACGGTGTGACCGACGACAGACACTTGCTAGCCGAGTTGCAGGCGGGCAGAACCTTGGCATTTCATGAGCTTTACGACCGCCACTCATCGCGAGTGTTTACGCACTGCTACAGGCGAACGTTGTCCCGTTCGGATGCCGAAGATCTAACAGCCGAAGTCTTTGCGGTGGCGTGGCGTAGGCGAGAAGATTTGAGGATATACAACGGATCTGGGCTCTTGCCCTGGCTCCTGGTGACGGCCAACAACGCGCTCCGGCACCAGAACCGGTCGGCCGCGAGAGCCCGCAGGTTATGGGCGAAGTTGCCGCCGCCTATGCACGTCGGGGACATTGCAGACGAAGTCGCTGCCCTCGCAGGCGACAGTCACGACTTAAAGGTTCTACATGAAATTCTGGCGCATCTCCGCAGAGCTGACCGTGAGGTAATCCAACTTTGCGTATTGGAAGGTCTGCCTCCGACTGTGGTGGCGGAGGCTACTGGTCAACTTCCCGCAACTGTTCGCTCGAGGCTAGCCCGAGCTTTAGCACGAACCCGCAAAGCATATGAACGCGTGGAGTCTGAACCTCCACGTGCCCTCCAGATACAGGCAAGGAACTAA
- a CDS encoding HipA domain-containing protein, whose product MKPDRHVEYAANEFSCLAVAAGAGISVVERHLLRLGDRLTLAVARYDRTHTDGVIGRIHQEDFCQATGAPPMAKYEFQQGPSLRQVAAILQKYSSVDDAIDLARRVVCNIVLGNSDAHAKNLSLLHYPDGLIKLAPGYDLLSTVALGNISERGVSLSASARMGQFVNGVQNINSVTAADIAVEVSSWGNLNTQVSMGLVSETISNLQAAASEVDGSPAVLSVVRQRCASLLRSDPAGGVSPR is encoded by the coding sequence TTGAAGCCGGATAGGCATGTCGAATACGCCGCGAACGAATTCAGCTGCTTAGCCGTTGCAGCAGGCGCCGGTATCTCGGTTGTTGAGCGCCACCTGCTTCGTCTTGGTGACCGTTTGACGCTCGCTGTGGCCCGGTACGACCGCACTCATACCGACGGGGTTATAGGTCGGATCCATCAGGAGGATTTTTGCCAGGCGACCGGGGCTCCTCCGATGGCAAAATATGAGTTTCAGCAGGGCCCGTCGCTGAGGCAAGTGGCAGCAATCTTGCAGAAATATTCGTCTGTTGACGACGCGATTGATTTGGCTCGGCGGGTCGTCTGCAATATCGTGCTCGGTAATTCCGATGCACATGCGAAAAACCTTTCGTTGCTGCACTATCCAGACGGTTTGATCAAATTGGCGCCCGGGTACGACCTCCTATCTACGGTGGCGCTGGGCAACATTTCTGAGCGGGGTGTCTCACTGAGTGCGTCCGCACGAATGGGCCAATTTGTAAATGGCGTGCAGAATATCAACTCCGTGACTGCAGCTGATATTGCTGTAGAGGTGTCATCGTGGGGAAATTTGAATACGCAGGTCTCCATGGGCCTCGTTTCGGAGACGATTTCGAATCTGCAGGCAGCTGCCAGTGAAGTCGACGGATCCCCGGCTGTGCTTTCAGTCGTCAGACAGCGGTGCGCTTCCCTGCTAAGAAGTGACCCTGCAGGCGGCGTCTCTCCGCGTTAG
- a CDS encoding helix-turn-helix domain-containing protein, producing MMETKSSRCTLSPVRLPRQMYEEADETGRDKYTVAQIAVEFGVTRPTIYRHLDAPTANNR from the coding sequence ATGATGGAAACCAAATCATCCCGTTGCACGCTCTCGCCGGTGCGGCTGCCGCGCCAGATGTACGAAGAAGCCGATGAGACCGGCCGCGACAAATACACCGTCGCTCAGATCGCCGTCGAGTTCGGCGTCACCCGACCCACCATCTACCGCCATCTCGACGCACCGACAGCCAACAACCGGTAA
- a CDS encoding DUF6088 family protein: MSTLTGTRRSWLDSFPAGSFVHVQDVPGSSDAARAALSRAAKRGSIVQIRRGLYYRGEMTRYGMTHPTEVEIVHEVVGTTGVGPAGYAAARALGVTTQVPAKLEYSAVGPLPENLPGVILYSRSNRARLRLNEPEIALLEVLRSWKTLVEGGWKALVDAVRRLTSRGKLRIDKVQSAVRSEHNSAIREAFTRLIESLQTGTPAASVG, encoded by the coding sequence ATGAGCACCTTGACTGGAACCCGCCGAAGCTGGCTGGATAGCTTTCCAGCCGGTTCGTTTGTGCACGTCCAAGATGTTCCAGGCTCATCGGATGCTGCTCGTGCCGCCCTGTCCCGGGCGGCCAAGCGCGGATCAATCGTTCAGATACGACGAGGCTTGTACTACCGAGGTGAAATGACCCGCTACGGGATGACTCATCCAACCGAAGTGGAAATTGTTCACGAGGTCGTCGGGACTACCGGTGTCGGGCCAGCCGGGTACGCCGCCGCCCGAGCCCTGGGTGTCACCACTCAGGTTCCCGCAAAGCTGGAGTACTCGGCGGTGGGACCGCTTCCGGAAAACCTACCTGGCGTCATCTTGTACAGCCGTTCCAATCGGGCCAGGCTTAGGCTCAACGAGCCAGAGATCGCGCTGCTTGAAGTCCTTCGGTCCTGGAAGACCCTCGTCGAGGGTGGCTGGAAAGCACTGGTGGATGCAGTTCGCCGGTTGACCAGCCGAGGAAAGCTTCGGATCGACAAGGTGCAAAGTGCCGTCCGAAGTGAGCACAATTCTGCGATCAGAGAAGCCTTCACGAGGCTGATCGAGTCGCTTCAGACTGGTACTCCTGCCGCGAGCGTTGGATGA
- a CDS encoding DUF7224 domain-containing protein has product MSPRFSGWFLVIRRNCIKVGAGIALLFAVLAVLVIVDPGTYNVYATAGTGAASFTINILGPIAAACGAYEAHRLQCARLLLTVRVRSRAVVVLWQLGPIVVGMFLVFLICTQLVGVLSDLGFYIPDVAVALSALAGLVIYTGIGAILGAVLVPAIAVPAALVGVYLWLAFSPTSELLWLRHLTGVSFDCCVNEFELDGAVLAATVLLAAATVFAACTVVGGRFAPKGLVSAVVAVIAALLVAVQLVDHLGPAPVAPRSTAMVCAGEHPRVCLWPEHAAEIDATVLMATAISYEFKEAGIQLPATASEAIADPETTWPFAVHPLDMSESALRRRLVMGLIPADTCAGVRGLTTPDITLMAWVMLKAGMSREDLDSNPMVDQLVADQLKIIDAMSPTERGDWWRTARSAPQTCVQ; this is encoded by the coding sequence ATGAGTCCTAGGTTCTCCGGGTGGTTTCTAGTCATTAGACGCAACTGCATCAAGGTCGGAGCGGGAATTGCTCTGCTGTTTGCGGTCCTGGCTGTTCTGGTGATTGTGGACCCCGGTACCTACAACGTCTATGCGACTGCTGGCACCGGAGCCGCATCGTTCACGATCAACATACTAGGCCCCATCGCTGCGGCATGCGGGGCGTACGAGGCTCACCGTCTACAATGTGCGCGCCTGCTTCTGACGGTCCGCGTACGGTCGAGGGCAGTCGTGGTGCTGTGGCAGTTAGGTCCGATCGTGGTTGGCATGTTCCTCGTCTTTTTGATCTGCACACAACTTGTAGGTGTGTTGTCGGATTTAGGGTTCTATATACCGGATGTGGCCGTGGCATTGTCGGCTCTCGCTGGGTTGGTCATCTACACCGGGATAGGTGCAATCCTGGGCGCCGTGCTAGTTCCGGCCATCGCGGTTCCGGCGGCCTTGGTGGGTGTCTATCTATGGCTGGCGTTCAGCCCGACGTCCGAACTGCTGTGGTTGCGTCACCTGACCGGCGTGTCGTTCGACTGCTGTGTGAATGAATTCGAACTAGACGGAGCCGTCCTAGCGGCCACCGTGCTCCTAGCGGCTGCCACAGTCTTTGCTGCCTGCACTGTTGTGGGTGGACGGTTCGCCCCTAAAGGTCTGGTGTCTGCTGTAGTAGCCGTAATCGCTGCGCTGCTCGTGGCAGTCCAATTGGTGGACCATCTGGGTCCCGCTCCTGTTGCTCCGAGGTCAACGGCGATGGTGTGCGCGGGGGAGCATCCTCGGGTATGTCTGTGGCCAGAGCATGCAGCTGAGATCGACGCCACAGTGCTTATGGCAACGGCCATCTCGTATGAGTTTAAGGAGGCTGGCATACAACTTCCCGCCACCGCGAGCGAGGCGATAGCGGATCCGGAAACTACGTGGCCGTTCGCGGTCCATCCCCTGGACATGAGCGAGAGTGCGCTACGGCGGCGGCTCGTGATGGGGCTGATCCCGGCCGATACCTGCGCGGGCGTGAGAGGACTGACAACGCCAGACATCACGCTCATGGCGTGGGTCATGTTGAAGGCGGGCATGAGCCGGGAGGACCTCGATTCCAACCCGATGGTGGATCAGCTGGTTGCCGATCAGCTCAAGATCATCGACGCCATGTCACCTACTGAACGCGGCGACTGGTGGCGCACGGCCCGGAGTGCACCACAGACCTGCGTCCAATGA
- a CDS encoding AAA family ATPase encodes MTERGGRWASLLITGTVGVGKTTVAEAVGDLLAVRNVPHAMVDLDQLSRYWPPPDGDRFNYATLLRNLESVAANYRAAGALCLVLAGVIEQRSELQDYERALGCPISIVRLRADPLVLADRLRDRHRNDADGLAWHLARAPELTAVLDLADVMDAEVDTTGRLIPEVAADVLASVGW; translated from the coding sequence ATGACGGAACGAGGTGGGCGGTGGGCGTCGCTTTTGATCACCGGCACGGTTGGCGTGGGCAAGACGACCGTCGCGGAGGCGGTCGGCGATTTGCTGGCCGTTCGGAATGTGCCGCATGCAATGGTGGATCTTGATCAGCTGAGCCGGTACTGGCCGCCGCCGGACGGTGACAGGTTCAACTACGCGACGTTGTTACGCAATCTTGAATCAGTGGCGGCGAATTATCGAGCCGCGGGGGCGTTGTGTCTGGTCTTGGCCGGCGTGATCGAGCAGCGATCTGAACTTCAGGACTACGAGCGAGCTCTGGGCTGCCCTATCAGCATTGTTCGGCTCCGGGCCGATCCCCTTGTCCTGGCCGACCGCCTTCGCGACCGACACCGCAACGACGCTGATGGACTGGCGTGGCACCTTGCCAGGGCGCCAGAGCTGACCGCAGTCCTGGATCTGGCTGACGTCATGGACGCCGAGGTGGACACGACCGGACGGCTGATCCCCGAAGTCGCGGCCGACGTCCTGGCATCAGTCGGTTGGTAG
- a CDS encoding ATP-binding cassette domain-containing protein, translating into MLAFENVTFGYRRRSPVLAGVSVDLGPGVTVLLGPNGAGKSTLLSLGSGAVCPRSGKIKVGTLDSTVRGDRARFRAKVGWVPQQLDVIPSFTVREQTALAAWLKGATRSESWVEAEAAIAKVGLTAKLNRKASSLSGGQLRRMGIAEGLAHRAEVLLLDEPTAGLDAAQRSVFRELILNLRESSTIVIATHQTEDLAVLADRVIVMENGRFVFDDISTKFLSLAGADAGNANAAELAYRTLTEAEE; encoded by the coding sequence GTGCTTGCATTCGAAAATGTCACGTTTGGTTATCGGCGCCGTAGTCCTGTGCTGGCTGGTGTCTCTGTAGATCTTGGTCCGGGGGTCACAGTGTTGCTTGGGCCGAACGGTGCGGGCAAGTCAACTTTGCTGTCGTTGGGATCGGGCGCGGTCTGCCCTCGAAGCGGCAAAATTAAGGTCGGGACCTTGGATTCCACTGTAAGAGGCGACCGCGCCCGGTTCCGCGCGAAGGTTGGTTGGGTGCCTCAGCAGTTGGACGTAATTCCATCCTTCACGGTGCGGGAGCAGACTGCATTGGCGGCGTGGCTCAAGGGGGCTACCCGCTCCGAGAGTTGGGTAGAGGCGGAGGCGGCAATTGCCAAAGTGGGCCTGACTGCCAAGTTGAATCGGAAGGCGTCGAGTCTTTCCGGGGGACAGCTGAGGCGGATGGGTATCGCAGAGGGGCTGGCACACAGAGCCGAAGTTCTGCTGCTGGACGAACCAACAGCTGGGCTGGATGCGGCACAACGATCCGTATTTCGTGAGCTCATCTTGAACCTGCGGGAGTCCTCCACGATCGTGATTGCCACCCATCAGACGGAGGATCTCGCTGTCCTGGCTGATCGAGTGATCGTCATGGAAAACGGCAGGTTTGTCTTCGATGACATTTCCACTAAGTTCCTTAGCCTTGCGGGGGCCGATGCGGGCAACGCCAATGCTGCAGAGTTGGCGTACCGGACGCTCACAGAGGCTGAGGAATGA
- a CDS encoding MDR family MFS transporter codes for MKATTPDVAASPTGLTHKQILTILGGLLAGVLLAALDQTIVATSIRTIADDLGNLSGQAWATTAYLITSTITTPLYGKLSDIYGRRPLFLAAISIFVLGSIASGFATSMDQLAVFRGVQGVGAGGLMSLALAILADIVSPRERARYQGYFLAVFGTSSVLGPIVGGFFAGANSIFGITGWRWVFLINVPIGIIALVVVMKVLHIPHTRRNHRIDWYGAAALVIGMVPLLLVAEEGNKWGWTSVATLSMIALGIAGIAAFVVIEMKMGDDALIPTRLFKNGSFSLALVINLAIGLAMFGALACLPLYLQLVKGATPTESGLWLLPLMLGLMGGSLGSGIATSKTGRYKIFPLAGTAILVGAFALILTLTPTTPFPMLALMFFLVGLGLGLNMQTMVMAVQNVVPARDIGVATSSATFFRGTGGTIGTAVFLSLLFNGLPENVATKVAAASKTPEFQAALAASGETPAEYGAKLANLGNDSQFLNTLDPTLAQPIKDGFVQSTHIVYILAGCVAVLAFLLVLKMKEVPLRTKSALQERQEEEAASAAEAAAGAVALGGELAMDNSDAVAESDRVRAGSVGVMTKLDKNEL; via the coding sequence ATGAAGGCAACAACTCCAGACGTGGCGGCATCGCCGACAGGTCTGACACACAAGCAGATTCTGACGATACTTGGCGGGCTGCTGGCGGGCGTTCTGCTCGCAGCGCTCGATCAGACCATCGTCGCCACGTCCATCCGCACCATTGCTGATGATCTGGGCAATCTCTCGGGCCAGGCCTGGGCAACCACCGCCTACCTCATCACCTCCACCATCACGACCCCGCTGTACGGCAAGTTGTCGGACATCTACGGTCGGCGCCCGTTGTTCCTGGCCGCCATCAGCATCTTCGTGCTGGGTTCAATCGCGAGTGGTTTCGCCACTTCCATGGATCAACTCGCAGTCTTCCGTGGGGTCCAAGGTGTGGGCGCCGGCGGGCTGATGTCGCTCGCCTTGGCGATCCTCGCCGACATTGTTTCCCCACGCGAGCGAGCCCGCTACCAGGGCTACTTCCTGGCGGTCTTCGGCACGTCTTCGGTACTGGGCCCGATTGTCGGTGGCTTCTTCGCTGGCGCCAACTCCATCTTCGGTATCACCGGATGGCGCTGGGTCTTCCTCATCAACGTCCCGATCGGGATCATCGCGCTCGTGGTCGTGATGAAGGTCCTGCACATTCCGCATACCCGTCGCAATCACCGCATCGACTGGTACGGCGCCGCAGCACTGGTGATCGGAATGGTGCCACTTCTGCTGGTTGCCGAAGAAGGTAACAAGTGGGGCTGGACCTCGGTCGCCACGCTGTCGATGATCGCCCTCGGAATCGCCGGAATCGCCGCATTCGTCGTCATCGAAATGAAGATGGGCGATGACGCGCTGATCCCTACGCGTTTGTTTAAGAACGGCAGCTTCAGCCTTGCCCTGGTGATCAACCTGGCAATTGGCCTCGCGATGTTCGGCGCGCTGGCGTGTCTGCCGCTGTACCTACAGCTAGTAAAGGGCGCGACGCCGACTGAGTCGGGTCTGTGGCTCCTCCCGTTGATGCTCGGACTGATGGGCGGCTCCCTCGGTTCTGGTATCGCCACCTCCAAGACCGGCCGGTACAAGATCTTCCCGCTGGCCGGAACAGCAATCTTGGTCGGCGCCTTCGCGCTCATCTTGACGCTGACCCCGACCACCCCGTTCCCGATGCTCGCGCTGATGTTCTTCCTCGTCGGTCTCGGCCTTGGCCTGAACATGCAGACCATGGTGATGGCCGTGCAGAACGTCGTTCCTGCAAGGGATATCGGGGTTGCCACCTCGTCGGCCACATTCTTCCGTGGCACTGGCGGAACCATCGGTACCGCTGTATTCCTATCGCTGTTGTTCAACGGTTTGCCGGAAAACGTGGCCACCAAGGTGGCTGCTGCGTCGAAGACCCCTGAGTTCCAGGCCGCGCTGGCAGCCTCGGGTGAAACGCCGGCCGAGTATGGGGCAAAGCTCGCGAACTTGGGTAACGATTCCCAGTTCCTGAACACCCTGGATCCCACCCTCGCCCAGCCGATCAAGGACGGGTTTGTGCAGTCCACCCACATCGTTTACATCCTTGCCGGATGCGTGGCTGTGCTGGCCTTCCTGCTTGTACTGAAGATGAAAGAAGTTCCGCTGCGCACCAAGTCCGCGCTGCAGGAACGGCAAGAAGAGGAAGCAGCCTCCGCTGCAGAAGCTGCCGCTGGCGCTGTGGCGCTCGGTGGCGAGCTGGCCATGGACAACTCAGACGCCGTTGCCGAATCCGACAGGGTGCGCGCTGGCTCTGTAGGTGTCATGACAAAGTTGGATAAGAACGAGCTTTAG